The genomic segment TTTGCAAGAGACTGCAAGCAGTATCTTGATGATGTACGCTTCACAGTTGTAGATGTGATTGGCGAGGAAAAAGTAGAGCAGAGTAAAATCCTGGCTGCTCAGAATGGGATTCCGTTAAGAGTAAGAAAATATTCACCGTGATACAGAATAGAAAATTTCTGCTTTTGCTTTTAAATTTGTCTGAAAACTACAGCAGTCATGCACCTTACCGTGCGTGGCTGCTTATTTTTTATGTTATAGGAAATTATTCCGTAATGTTCCTATAACATAAAAAGCCTTCCGGGCAGGATGAAGTCCCCTTCTTCGAAAATTGCAAAAAGTAATAAGTAATAAGTAATAAGCAATAAGAGAGTGCACTTGACATATGATATTCTTTATACTATGTTATATTTAACAATTAGGTTAAATGTTAAATGAAAGGCTGTGATGAACTATTGGGATTACAGGATACATTGAAAGCACTGGCAGATCCAATACGACGTGAGATTCTAAATTTGTTAAAGGGCGGACGGCTTTCAGCAGGAGAGATATGTGAACATTTTTCAGTGACTGGGGCGTCTATATCCAGACATCTGGCAATATTAAAGGATGCTGATCTGATCAGGAGCAAAAGGGAAGGAAAATTTATTTATTACGAACTAAATACTTCTGTATTGGAGGATGTTATGTTGTGGATCACAGACTTAAAGGGGGTATCGGATTATGAAGGAAATGATTAAAAAATATAAAGGTACATTGATCTGTTCTGTACTGGTAATGCTTGCAGGAATTTTGGTGGGTTTTACGATGGCGCAGAGCATATGGATAAACGTGTTTTTTGTAGTGACAGATTGTATACTGGTGACAATCATCTTTTATGACAACAGGAACAGACAGCAGAGCAGCAAGGTTATAGGGATGGTCATATGGATGATACCTGTTACCGCGTTAATCTATAATGGTATGGCAAGACTGATCAGTATGGATGCGGATAGTGAGAATCTGTTTATGGCAGTAATTTACTTTGGAACAGGATTACTGTTTATGATCATAGGAAATTATTTGCCAAAGGTGAAACAGAATAACACCATAGGAATCAGGGTTGTATGGACATTGCAGGATGAAGAAAACTGGAGTGCAACTCATAGATTCAGTGGAAAATTATGGGTGGCATCAGGTGTCTTATGTATGCTTTGCGGCCTTTTTGGAGAAAGCATTGCTGCTTTGGTTTTGTATATTGTGAGCATTATGGCTGCTGCAATTGTCAGCATTCTTTATTCTTATCTTTTTTATAAGAAAAAAATGGAAGCCGGAGAAAAATTAAAAATCCAGTATAACAAGAAGACAATCGTGATATATGTAATCGTATCAGTTTTTGTCGTAATATTTACTATATGGACTTTGTTCTGGGGTGGTATTGATATCAGTTTCCATGATAATGATTTTACTGTTGAGGTACAGGGATGGAGTGATTATACAGTGGATTATGAGCAGATTGACAGTATCTCATACAAAGAAAATTTATTTCAAAATGGGAATGATCGCAGAACAAATGGTATGGGAAACCTGAAGTATGGTATGGGAAATTTCAGAAATGATATTTATGGAGATTATATCCGCTACACCCATGCATCCTGCCACTCATATGTAGTTATGGATATAGGCGGAAAAATATTGGTGGTAAATGGCGCAGATGAATCAGAAACAAAGAAAATTTATGACACTCTCAGAGAGAAATGTCAGA from the Blautia wexlerae DSM 19850 genome contains:
- a CDS encoding autorepressor SdpR family transcription factor; this encodes MKGCDELLGLQDTLKALADPIRREILNLLKGGRLSAGEICEHFSVTGASISRHLAILKDADLIRSKREGKFIYYELNTSVLEDVMLWITDLKGVSDYEGND
- a CDS encoding SdpI family protein, whose amino-acid sequence is MKEMIKKYKGTLICSVLVMLAGILVGFTMAQSIWINVFFVVTDCILVTIIFYDNRNRQQSSKVIGMVIWMIPVTALIYNGMARLISMDADSENLFMAVIYFGTGLLFMIIGNYLPKVKQNNTIGIRVVWTLQDEENWSATHRFSGKLWVASGVLCMLCGLFGESIAALVLYIVSIMAAAIVSILYSYLFYKKKMEAGEKLKIQYNKKTIVIYVIVSVFVVIFTIWTLFWGGIDISFHDNDFTVEVQGWSDYTVDYEQIDSISYKENLFQNGNDRRTNGMGNLKYGMGNFRNDIYGDYIRYTHASCHSYVVMDIGGKILVVNGADESETKKIYDTLREKCQMN